Proteins found in one Alteromonas macleodii genomic segment:
- the hemA gene encoding glutamyl-tRNA reductase, translated as MTLLALGINHKTAPVALREKVAFTPDSLVEALASLKKLEGVDESVIVSTCNRTELYVNTQDDTGQKLLQWLSDFHHLDVEEIANNSYVLAQDEAVKHIMRVASGLDSLILGEPQILGQVKQAFGDAKHSGMVSSEFDKLFQHTFSVAKRVRSETDIGANAVSVAYAAVQLAKHIFAELPKRSVLLVGAGETIELVAQHLKEQGVSCLAVANRTVARAEALAETLDASVFTLSQVPEHLKDFDIVISSTASQLPLIGKGMVEKALKQRRNMPMFLVDLAVPRDIESEVNELGDAYLYTVDDLQHIVQKNLENREQAAKEAEKLIDKQAGDYMTWKQSQQSIDLVRQYRQKGMAQRDDIVEKAKAQLAEGKNAEAVLEEMAYKLTNTLLHSTTLALREAAMHDDPALSRWMGQALDLSDFLSDNNK; from the coding sequence ATGACTTTACTCGCCCTCGGTATTAACCACAAAACAGCACCAGTAGCACTTCGCGAAAAAGTGGCCTTTACACCAGATTCTCTGGTGGAAGCGCTTGCGAGTTTAAAAAAGCTGGAAGGCGTAGATGAGTCTGTCATTGTATCGACCTGTAACCGCACTGAGCTATACGTTAATACTCAAGACGACACCGGCCAAAAGCTTCTACAATGGTTAAGTGACTTCCATCACTTGGATGTAGAAGAGATTGCCAATAACAGCTATGTGCTCGCGCAGGATGAAGCGGTAAAGCACATTATGCGTGTAGCCAGCGGACTTGATTCACTGATTTTGGGAGAACCTCAAATCTTAGGTCAGGTGAAGCAGGCGTTTGGTGATGCAAAACACTCAGGTATGGTGAGCAGCGAATTTGATAAGCTGTTTCAACACACATTTTCGGTGGCCAAGCGCGTTCGCAGTGAAACTGATATAGGGGCGAACGCGGTTAGCGTGGCCTATGCAGCAGTGCAACTTGCCAAGCATATCTTCGCTGAATTACCAAAGCGTTCAGTGCTACTAGTAGGCGCTGGTGAAACTATTGAATTGGTTGCACAGCATTTGAAAGAGCAGGGCGTAAGCTGCTTAGCCGTTGCAAACAGAACGGTGGCCAGAGCAGAAGCCTTAGCCGAAACACTGGATGCAAGCGTGTTTACCTTGTCGCAAGTACCAGAGCACTTAAAAGATTTTGATATCGTGATAAGCTCTACAGCTAGCCAACTGCCCTTAATTGGCAAAGGCATGGTGGAAAAAGCGCTTAAACAGCGTAGAAACATGCCTATGTTTTTGGTCGACCTGGCAGTACCGCGAGATATAGAGTCAGAAGTAAACGAGCTAGGTGATGCCTATCTTTATACTGTCGATGACTTACAGCACATTGTTCAAAAGAATTTAGAAAACCGCGAGCAGGCTGCAAAAGAAGCTGAAAAGCTTATCGACAAACAAGCTGGCGACTATATGACATGGAAACAGTCGCAGCAATCTATCGATTTAGTAAGACAGTATCGCCAGAAAGGCATGGCGCAGCGTGACGATATTGTGGAAAAAGCCAAAGCGCAATTAGCGGAAGGTAAAAATGCCGAAGCGGTATTAGAAGAAATGGCGTATAAACTAACCAATACGCTGTTGCATTCAACAACCCTAGCGTTACGCGAAGCTGCCATGCACGATGACCCGGCGTTAAGCCGTTGGATGGGACAGGCATTAGATTTATCTGACTTTTTGTCAGACAATAATAAATAA
- the prfA gene encoding peptide chain release factor 1: MKESVVRKLEHLVERFEEVQALLGDPEVIGDQDKFRNLSKEFSQLEDVVAGFNAYQQAQENLSSAQEMLNEDDAEMREMAQEEMKEAKAEIERLETELQVLLLPKDPNDDNNCFLEIRAGAGGDEAAIFAGDLFRMYSRYAESRGWRVELVNANESEHGGYKEVVANVSGDGVYGVLKFESGGHRVQRVPETESQGRIHTSACTVAVLPEIPESEAIEINPAELRIDTFRASGAGGQHVNKTDSAIRITHLPTGLVVECQDERSQHKNRAKAMSVLQARLNQIEEEKRAAEEASTRKSLVGSGDRSERIRTYNFPQGRVTDHRINLTIYRLDEVVEGDLKQLVDPILQEHQADLLASLSDE; this comes from the coding sequence ATGAAAGAGTCGGTAGTTAGGAAACTCGAACACTTAGTCGAGCGTTTCGAAGAAGTTCAGGCGTTACTCGGCGACCCTGAAGTTATCGGCGATCAGGATAAGTTTCGCAACTTGTCAAAAGAGTTTAGTCAGCTAGAAGATGTAGTCGCTGGCTTTAATGCCTATCAGCAAGCACAAGAAAACTTAAGCTCAGCACAGGAAATGCTGAACGAAGACGATGCTGAAATGCGTGAAATGGCACAAGAAGAGATGAAAGAAGCTAAGGCTGAAATTGAGCGCCTTGAAACTGAGCTTCAGGTTTTACTTCTGCCTAAAGATCCAAACGATGATAACAACTGTTTCTTAGAAATTCGCGCAGGTGCGGGTGGCGACGAAGCGGCGATATTTGCAGGTGATTTATTCCGTATGTATAGCCGTTATGCAGAAAGCCGCGGTTGGCGTGTTGAGTTGGTGAATGCCAACGAAAGTGAACACGGTGGCTATAAAGAGGTGGTTGCTAACGTTAGTGGCGATGGCGTTTACGGCGTGCTCAAGTTCGAGTCGGGCGGTCACCGCGTACAGCGTGTACCAGAAACCGAATCACAAGGTCGTATTCACACCTCTGCATGTACTGTTGCTGTTTTGCCTGAAATCCCTGAGTCAGAAGCCATTGAAATCAACCCGGCTGAGCTTCGTATCGATACCTTCCGTGCATCGGGCGCGGGTGGTCAGCACGTTAACAAAACTGACTCTGCTATTCGTATTACTCACTTGCCAACAGGCTTGGTTGTAGAGTGTCAGGACGAGCGTTCTCAGCATAAAAACCGTGCTAAGGCTATGTCAGTACTTCAAGCGCGTTTAAATCAAATTGAAGAAGAAAAGCGCGCGGCAGAAGAAGCTTCTACCCGTAAAAGCTTAGTAGGTAGTGGTGACCGCTCAGAGCGTATTCGTACTTACAACTTCCCGCAAGGTCGCGTTACCGATCACCGTATCAACCTGACTATTTACCGCTTAGATGAAGTAGTAGAAGGGGATCTAAAACAGCTCGTCGATCCGATTTTGCAAGAACATCAGGCTGACTTGTTAGCCTCGCTTTCTGACGAATAA
- the prmC gene encoding peptide chain release factor N(5)-glutamine methyltransferase, with product MRIDNALAWAVKQLEGGESPSVDAKVILASILGKSQTYLFTWPDKTLDDTEQVQFEAAVAKRKRGEPVAYIIGKRDFWTLSLFTSPDTLIPRPDTEVLVEQVLNWANEHLSHPLSICDLGTGTGAIALALASELPKASVTGVDFQQGAVKLATRNAQANNLLNARFVQSDWFSALDGQTFDIIVSNPPYIEETSPYLDEGDVRFEPKTALTSGHDGLDDIKHIIKNAPAYLNKGALLAFEHGFDQGSAVNTLLTDAGFVKVKTVKDFGNNDRVTLGQWR from the coding sequence ATGCGCATAGATAACGCCCTAGCATGGGCTGTTAAACAACTAGAGGGTGGCGAGTCACCCTCTGTTGATGCCAAAGTTATATTGGCAAGTATTCTAGGCAAGTCTCAAACTTACCTTTTCACATGGCCAGATAAAACTTTGGATGACACTGAGCAGGTGCAATTTGAAGCTGCAGTGGCAAAAAGAAAACGGGGTGAGCCTGTTGCTTATATTATCGGCAAGCGCGATTTCTGGACCCTATCACTATTTACCTCGCCGGATACCTTAATACCGCGTCCTGACACTGAAGTGCTGGTCGAGCAAGTGCTCAACTGGGCCAATGAACATCTATCTCATCCTCTATCAATCTGCGACTTAGGAACGGGCACGGGCGCTATTGCTCTGGCGTTAGCAAGCGAATTACCTAAAGCATCAGTTACTGGTGTGGACTTCCAGCAGGGAGCGGTAAAACTTGCTACTCGTAATGCACAAGCTAACAACTTACTTAATGCCCGCTTCGTGCAAAGTGACTGGTTTAGTGCACTCGATGGCCAGACCTTCGACATTATTGTTTCAAACCCGCCTTATATCGAAGAAACCAGCCCATACCTTGATGAAGGCGACGTGCGTTTTGAACCGAAAACAGCGTTAACCTCGGGCCACGATGGCTTAGACGATATAAAGCACATTATTAAGAATGCGCCTGCATACCTCAATAAAGGGGCTTTGTTAGCCTTCGAACACGGCTTCGATCAAGGAAGTGCGGTTAATACACTGCTCACTGATGCAGGCTTTGTTAAGGTTAAGACTGTCAAAGATTTCGGTAACAACGACCGCGTGACGCTAGGTCAGTGGCGCTAG
- the ispE gene encoding 4-(cytidine 5'-diphospho)-2-C-methyl-D-erythritol kinase, whose product MNASESTQKDWWPSPAKLNLFLHILGRYDNGYHQLQSLFQMLDYGDALAFDIDTANKEGIDNSNIRMEMPLDGVPDDDNLIIKAARLLAAKTKCNKGAVISIDKRLPMGGGIGGGSSNAATTLVALNHLWNTGLSENELAELGLSLGADVPIFVRGLTAFAGGVGEEITPAPQKEMYFLVANPNVHVSTAEVFTSPDLPRNTPAIRWEDYKFEKTWNDCQQLVANRYPEVAKLLQWLVHYAPSRMTGTGACVFATFSDYTLAEQVRAKMPEAWQSFVAKGVNRSPLLDKLEQQK is encoded by the coding sequence GTGAACGCATCTGAATCAACGCAAAAAGATTGGTGGCCTTCCCCCGCCAAACTTAACCTGTTCTTACACATTTTAGGCCGATACGACAACGGCTATCATCAGCTTCAAAGTTTATTTCAAATGCTGGATTACGGCGATGCCCTCGCCTTTGATATAGATACTGCCAACAAAGAAGGCATAGATAATTCAAATATCCGAATGGAAATGCCACTAGATGGTGTACCCGATGATGATAATTTAATCATAAAAGCCGCGCGATTGCTGGCAGCAAAAACCAAGTGCAATAAAGGTGCTGTTATTTCAATTGATAAACGGCTACCCATGGGTGGCGGCATTGGGGGTGGCTCATCGAATGCAGCAACAACCCTTGTCGCGCTTAATCATTTATGGAATACAGGGCTAAGCGAAAACGAACTAGCCGAGTTAGGATTAAGTTTAGGTGCCGATGTACCTATCTTCGTACGAGGCCTTACAGCATTTGCAGGAGGTGTGGGTGAAGAAATAACGCCTGCACCACAAAAAGAAATGTATTTTCTTGTCGCAAACCCTAATGTTCATGTAAGTACGGCTGAGGTGTTTACTTCACCCGATTTGCCCAGAAATACACCTGCGATACGATGGGAAGACTATAAATTTGAAAAAACTTGGAATGATTGTCAGCAATTAGTCGCGAATCGCTATCCTGAAGTTGCAAAATTATTACAGTGGTTGGTACACTACGCACCGTCGCGAATGACGGGCACAGGTGCTTGCGTATTTGCCACTTTTTCTGACTACACTTTAGCCGAACAGGTTAGGGCTAAAATGCCTGAAGCCTGGCAGAGTTTTGTCGCAAAAGGTGTGAATCGCTCACCACTATTAGACAAATTAGAACAACAAAAATAG
- the lolB gene encoding lipoprotein insertase outer membrane protein LolB: MIRFISLLLFLCFVLSACTTAPKGPENAVNLTAQLEKVAEVHQWQMRGKIAFRQGKEAASLNLVWKNDSGDFDFRLTNFLGVSLVNLNVNKNQSVLEADGETYVDALPEPLIYQITKMVIPVKPLLSWVKGLPLEGDKYTLTEKGLVNTLESYCQGCRNWQVTYGNYGSVDLEDGTSVWLPHSITLTQDETPNMPKTQLKIKIYQWTL; the protein is encoded by the coding sequence ATGATTCGCTTTATTTCCCTACTGTTGTTTCTCTGCTTCGTACTGAGCGCATGCACAACCGCTCCCAAAGGCCCAGAAAACGCGGTAAACCTCACGGCTCAACTTGAAAAAGTCGCTGAAGTACATCAGTGGCAAATGCGCGGAAAAATTGCATTTCGCCAAGGAAAAGAAGCGGCCAGCCTTAATTTAGTCTGGAAAAACGATTCCGGTGATTTTGATTTTCGATTAACTAATTTCTTAGGAGTAAGTCTAGTTAATCTAAACGTGAACAAAAACCAGTCAGTATTAGAGGCTGACGGCGAAACCTATGTAGATGCTTTACCAGAACCACTTATTTATCAAATCACCAAAATGGTAATACCGGTAAAGCCTCTTCTGTCTTGGGTAAAAGGTCTGCCCCTTGAAGGCGATAAATACACCTTAACCGAAAAAGGGCTTGTGAATACCCTTGAAAGCTATTGCCAAGGTTGCCGTAATTGGCAGGTGACTTACGGCAACTACGGTAGTGTTGATTTAGAAGATGGAACATCTGTATGGCTACCGCACAGCATCACGCTTACCCAAGATGAAACCCCAAATATGCCTAAAACTCAGCTTAAAATTAAAATATATCAGTGGACTCTGTAG
- a CDS encoding ribose-phosphate pyrophosphokinase gives MPDMKLFAGNAVPELAQKVADRLYTKLGNAKVGRFSDGEISVEIHENVRGSDVFIIQSTCAPTNDNLMELIVMIDALRRASAGRITAVIPYFGYARQDRRVRSARVPITAKVVADFLSNVGVDRVLTIDLHAEQIQGFFDVPVDNAFGTPILLADMVRRDFADPVVVSPDIGGVVRARATAKLLNDTDLAIIDKRRPKANVAQVMNIIGDVKDRDCIIVDDMIDTGGTLAKAAEALKAHGARRVYAYATHAIFSGNAANNLKESVIDEIIVTDSIPLSAEMKQIGKVKQLTLSEMLAETIRRISNEESISAMFEY, from the coding sequence GTGCCAGATATGAAGCTCTTTGCAGGTAATGCCGTACCAGAACTTGCCCAGAAAGTTGCCGATCGCCTCTACACCAAACTTGGAAATGCCAAAGTTGGCCGTTTCAGTGACGGTGAAATCAGCGTAGAAATTCATGAAAACGTCCGTGGCTCGGACGTTTTTATTATCCAGTCTACGTGTGCACCTACTAACGATAACCTTATGGAACTTATTGTGATGATCGACGCACTACGTCGCGCATCCGCTGGTCGTATTACAGCAGTAATTCCTTACTTTGGTTATGCACGCCAAGACCGTCGTGTTCGTTCAGCTAGGGTGCCAATTACTGCGAAAGTAGTGGCTGACTTCCTGTCTAACGTTGGTGTTGACCGCGTACTTACCATCGACCTACACGCCGAACAGATTCAAGGTTTCTTTGATGTTCCGGTGGATAACGCATTCGGTACTCCTATCCTTCTTGCTGACATGGTAAGACGTGACTTTGCCGACCCTGTTGTCGTTTCTCCTGACATTGGCGGTGTTGTTCGTGCACGTGCTACTGCGAAACTACTTAACGACACCGACCTTGCCATTATCGATAAACGTCGCCCTAAAGCGAACGTGGCTCAGGTAATGAATATTATTGGTGATGTTAAAGATAGAGACTGTATCATCGTTGATGACATGATTGATACAGGCGGTACGCTTGCAAAAGCAGCAGAAGCACTTAAAGCACATGGTGCTCGCCGTGTTTATGCTTACGCTACTCACGCTATCTTTTCAGGTAACGCTGCAAACAATCTTAAAGAGTCTGTTATTGACGAAATTATCGTTACCGACTCTATCCCATTAAGTGCAGAGATGAAGCAAATTGGAAAAGTAAAACAGCTTACTTTATCTGAGATGCTTGCAGAAACTATTCGTCGCATTAGCAACGAAGAATCGATTTCAGCAATGTTTGAATACTAA